Proteins found in one Quercus robur chromosome 2, dhQueRobu3.1, whole genome shotgun sequence genomic segment:
- the LOC126707020 gene encoding uncharacterized protein LOC126707020, with product MEANRGKRRGFVKGKLMPFYRAAKPSSTVQYTTKVKPSQSSPSTASVEFLVHQDYYVFAQPKQKVAFIVQDNSRDLISPYDNLYGMPGDESVDTKAASYISSVQERFQLERINSE from the coding sequence ATGGAGGCAAATCGCGGTAAGCGCAGAGGGTTCGTTAAGGGAAAGTTGATGCCATTCTATAGAGCAGCCAAGCCTTCCTCAACTGTTCAATATACTACCAAGGTTAAGCCAAGCCAGTCTTCTCCATCAACTGCTTCAGTAGAGTTTCTGGTCCACCAGGACTACTATGTGTTTGCTCAGCCAAAACAGAAGGTAGCATTTATAGTACAGGATAACAGCCGTGACTTAATAAGTCCATATGATAACCTCTATGGTATGCCTGGTGATGAAAGCGTCGATACGAAGGCTGCAAGTTACATATCTTCTGTTCAAGAACGTTTCCAGCTTGAACGAATCAACTCGGAATGA